Below is a genomic region from Candidatus Obscuribacterales bacterium.
CATAGCAGGAGTGAACTTGAGCCCGATTCAAGCTGACGGCAGTGTGAGTTTCTCGGCCGGCTCAACCTCAGGCGGGGCAGTACAGGTAAACTCATCAATTAGCACTAACGGAGGCAAGCTGGAGATAGCCGCCTACGCTGGCAGCGCCTTGGGTTCGGGATCGGTAAATATTGCAGGAACAATAGATACTAACAACGGCAATTTGACGATAATATCCGGTGCCGCATCAGGCACAGGAATTTCAACAGGACAGATCATAAGTGCTGGCACGGCGCTTACAGGAAGCGCCGGCAGTGTCCGACTCCTCACAGCAAGTCCGATCATCGCAAACCCGGGCGCAGCAACAATTGCTAACAGCACAATTAGCCCATCTCCAGTTTTCGCAACAAGCGGACTTACCCTGAGTGGTGCCGGAATTTCAACCGGTGGCATACTGGCGGCCGGAGCCGGCGGTGCCGGAGCAACTGCCTCCGCAGGCGAAGCTGGCGGCGCAGGTGGTGAAATACAAATTCAAAGCGGCGGTTCAATATCTGTTGGTTTCGTTCGTAGCTTCGGAGGCGGCGGCGGTGGCGGTAGCGCAGGTGGTACCGGAGGCAACGGTGGCAACATTAATATCACCGCAGTGTCAGGATTTATATTAATCGCAGGAGACATTAACAGCTCAGGAGGAGGCGGCGGCGGCAGTAGCCAAAGCGATGTGCCAGGAGGACTGGGTGGCTCAGCTGGTTCGATTACCATCAGCACAAGCTCCGGCGTGGCAATCACCGGTCCCATTCTTGCTGTAGGCGGAGGCAATGGAGGCTACAATGACTCCGGAAGCACACTGTCAAGCGACTCGGGGGGTGGTGGAGGCGGCGGTTCATTCGGCGGCGGCGGTGGTGGCGCAGCTCATACATCAAGTGGGGCAGGTGGTGGTGGTGGATTCTATGGCGGCGGTGGTGCCGGCGGCGGAACTTCTAGTGCCACAGTAGGTGGTAGTGGTGCTGGCGGCGGCTACGCAGGTGGTGGCGGCGGCGGTGGCGGTAGCACTGGCACAATAGCCGGCAGCGGCGGTGGCGGAGGTGGCGGGTTAGGCAACGGAGGAGGAGGCGGCGGTGGCGGTTTCTTCGGCGGTGCCGGGGCTGGCGGAGAAGGTGGTGGAGTTTCAGCAGGTAACAACGGTGTTAACGGAAGCAACACTATTAATGGTGGAACCGGAGCCTTCGGTGGTTCCGGCAATGGCGGTGGCGGTAACGGCAGCTCAGGGCAGGGAGCCTCAGGCGACTTTATCGGCGGGAGGGGCGGCAATGGCGATACTACCGGCGGTGGCACACCCAACGGTGGACTCGGGTCCAATGGCGGTGCCGGTTTTGGCGGTAGATTTGGAAGCGGTGGCACATCAGGTGGACTCACATCAGGAACCAACGGCGCTGAAGCAGGCGCAACCGGTGCAAGCGGAAATTCCGGGGCAATAACCATATCCGGACAAACAATAAGCGTATCAACAGACATAGGAAACCTGGACGGTGGCTCCTCCGGCTTCTCACTCTCGAATTATAATGCCGATGCGCTCAACGCCCTTGGAAATAATGGCACTATTGTAATTTCAGCCGGCGCTTTTGCGCCCATATATTTGCCGGATGCAAACTACGGACTTGGTGCCAATACCTACCCCGCTCAGACAGGAGGATTTTTCTCCACCGGCGGTCTTGCGGCCGGCACGGGAGCGGGGCAGCCAATAACAATTGGCGGCGTATCCTACGCCTCGCCTGTAGCAGGCGGATCTTTTGGAGGTGAAACAGCCACCATTTTGGAGGACGGCGTGTCGGTCACAATTGGTCCCGGCATGTTCATTACGCCGGCAGAACAAATTGCATTCGTGCAGGTAGTCTTAGGCGGAACGCCAGCCTCTCAAACACTGATTTTGAGCCAGTCATTGTCTACAAGCAATCCAGGCACAGGTTATGCATCCGGTGGGGACTTCAATATCGACAGTAACAACATTCCGGATGGCGGCTTTACAAACCTGATCCTGCCGGATCTAGTAATTGCCACTGTGAGTGTGCCACTCACTTATTCAGGATCCGCATCAATTTCGGGAAGCCTAAATTTCAATTCACCCGGTGCTCAACTGAATGTAGGCAACGGTCTGACTATCGCGCCAACAGGCATCATCGGAAGCGTCGACTCCCTATCAATAAATTTGGGCACGGACACTACTTTCACTAACGATGGAAAAGTAGAGAGTCTCTCCCTTGCAGCTGCCGGTACAAACACCATATCTATATCCAGCTTGGGCACTTGGACACTTGCCGGCAGCACAGGAATTCTAGATCCTGGTCAGAATCACTTTGCAAAACTAACTTCACCCATCTCAGTGATCCTGGCAAACAGCCTAACTCAAGAGATCGGTTCAGCTGGTATTACAGCCAGCATAGAAATTGCCGCGCCTCGGCTTTACGGGCCGGATGACGGCAGTACTGCCAGTGTTAATACTAGCGGCACAGTGGTACTACACAGTGGCTCCGCTGGAGGCTCATTTCAAGCAATTGGGAACGGAACCATCAACTTCGGCTCACCAGCTGGTGGTCTTACGAATTTTTCCTCGGCAACCGGCGGCGATTTGAACTTCACTATTCAAGACATTGTCTTGGAGCAGACAGGCACAACAGGCAATTCATTTGTGTTGAATTCAGGTGGCACATTCAGAAATTCCGGCACGATCCTTGTGAGTGCTGACACCATTACAATAGCTGGGACAGATCTGACTCTTAAAGGAGAGTTTGGGATTTTCAGCTTTAACTCAACCGGCTCAGTGCGGGTTGAGGCAAATGTGCTGAGAATGGACGATATAAATCTGTCGGTATCGAGCGGCTCCGACTTCGTGCTATCGGTCGCGCAGGTTGTCGGCAACTTTACGACAATTCTAAACGGACCAGTAGTACTGGACGGTGTCAGCAGCACACGATTTTCACTGGCAGCAGGCGCAGCGGCAAGTATCATCCGCGTGGACTCGCTTCAAGACAGTAGCGGTTTCACGACATTGACAGTGGATAATGGAGTAACCGTCACTTCCGATGCCACCATTACGTTTGGCTCAGCAAGTAATTACAATGTATCTGGTGCTATTTCTGCAAACGGACTGATAAGCCTTCCTTCAGACTCTCAGATTGTTATGGGCACTGGCTCAGCGCTAACGGCTCAGTCATCAAACAATATTGACTTCGGTACCAATACCCAAATATCGGGCGGGAGTCTTTCCGGAACGATTACGGCAAACCAAATTAATTTCACTGGTGGCACGGTGAATGTAGATATAAGAGAGATAAACGGACTATTGGGTCCTATCTCCACAGGCGGTTCCGACGTCACAATTCATACGGCTGTCGGTAATCTAGTGGTGGCACAGACTGGAGTTGATACCAGTGGCGGCAGCAACGCCGATGGAGGAACAATTGATTTGAGGGCTTCTACCGGATCCATTCGCGGAGTCACACTAGTCACAGCCCCCTCATTCAACACGCAGGGCGACGGCAACGGCAAGAGTGCAGGTAGCATCAGCCTGATTGCAGGAATTGATCTATCCACAGCCACCGTCCAGGCTACGGGCATTAATGGGGCATCAGGACAGGCAATCACTTTGACTGCGCCAAACGGACTGAACTTAATTTCGGATGTAGATGCAAGAGGTTCGGTGGCCGGCGGCAATATCACCATAAATACGGAAGCTCTCTCCGGCACATCTGCGGCAGTCTCAACCAATTTTAACGCGACGATTTCAGTTGAATCGCAGGATAACCTCATTCTCACTGGCACCACTACTTTCCGCACCGCCGGAGCCGGCAGCACTTCTTTTCTGGCTATGACAGCAGGGAAGTCCATTACGCTTGGTGATGCTGCAGCGTTAGTTGTAGAAGGAGGTGGAGACCTAAATATCCGCACACCAAACCTGATCTTTGCCGCGACTACAACCAGTCCTTCCCTAACCGCAACGGAAAACTCAGCCGTCACAATCAATTCAGGCAACTCAAGTACAAATGTGAGTCTCAACATCACCGGTGCGGCAGGCTTTGGCGGAACTATAACTACTTGCGCCAACTGCGCAGGTTCGGGAGGTTCCATTTTAATCTCACCAACTGGAAATGGCTCTCTGACCTTCGCGATATCCGGTGTCGGTGTTACAGATTTGTCCTTTAATGGCGCCGATCTTGCCTTGAACGCCACAGCTGTGACTATCAATCCAGGTGTATTCATAGGCTCAGATCAGCAAATTGTCGTCAATATGAATTACGCTGCGCCAGCAACACCGACGTTTGTCAACAACGGCTCGTTGGAAACACAATTCTCCGGAGCCAATACCTCAAGCATATTAATACAGAACACTCTCGGTAATCTTAATCTTTCAGGCAGCGGTTCATTCTTGCAGGCAGGAAGTGTCAAAGGCGACACGGTATTTCGAAGCAGCGGCAACTTGACCATAATTGACGGAACATCCTTCACAGCTTCAGGTGGAGGTAGCGTCATTTTTTATGCTCTCGAAATACAGGTAAGCAGTCCTTCAGCCGCAACTGCATCTGCGACCTTCAGCGCCAACGGAGTCTCCAACTATGTGATTAATTCCAGCTTCGTTTGCACTATTTGCCCACTAGCATTTCGCCCAGCCGGTTTGGCGACTACGTCCACTCTCAACTTGAACGGAGCCCCCGTAGCCACTAGCACCGTCGGCGGTGCCACATTCAACCCGGTGTCCAGCATACTTGTCGGCGCCGACTTCACACTGGCAACCGACAGCTCGATTACTTTAAGCACAACCCCGTTTACACCTGGTACTTCCAGCATTGTGACTCTAGACGGGACAGTCAGCGCCCTGTCAGGCTCAGTCGTTGTTCAAAATCCGGACAATTTAATACTTGTAGGAACAGGTAGAATTGAAACCGGTCCATTCGGTTCAATCAATTTCAATGCAGGCAATATGATTACCCTTGCAGGTGGAGTATTGCCGACCACACTGACCGTCGCGGGCGGGCCATTAAGCGTTGATGCTCCTCAACTTGTAATTGCATCCGGTCAGTCACTTATCAGAAACAACGATATCTCAATCACCACAAGCTCTCTTACGAACAATGGCTCCCTGCAAATGCTGAGTCCAAGCAACATCAACGTATTAGCAGCCCAAGTCGGCAGCTCGCTTGACCTGACTGTAAACGGCTCCGGCTCTTATTCAGCCACCTATCTCAACCTTACATTGGACTGCTTGTGTAGTCCAAGTTCGGCGAATTTGACTTTATCAGGATCTCCGACGGTCGATGGATCTATCGCCATATTAACTGCTTCAATTGGATCAGTTGTTGTGCCAGTCAACACCAACGTAACTGCTTCAGATGGAATATCAGTGAGCACCAATAGCTTAAGCATCTTTGGTACTTTGCGAGCATTGGGTTCGCTTCCCATACTTGGAAGCGGCGGCATAAATATTGCAGACAATGGCTTGTCTGGCTCAGGTACCATGTCCATTAACGGCCCCGGTACATTGATCGCCATATCCGATTCAATTGTTTTTCAACCCTCAAGTAACTCAATCACTTTTACAAACACGCTTACTTTGCGCGCTTCACCTGTCGGATCGTCCGCGGCAGTGTCAGTAGTAGACAATGCAAATCTGGGCGTGATATTAACTGCAAATGCGAATCTCATGGTGATTGGTGGAGATGGACGTACTCTTATTGAAAGTCCGACAGGCTTACCTCTCAACCTTTTAGGATCAGGAAAACTCTCATCTACTACACAGCTAGCTATTACAGCTACCGCCCCAGCTTCCAACTTAAATTTGACAGGAAGCCCCAGTCTGTTGCTCGAAGGTCCGGTCTTCTTGTCTGCAACCGGGGGTGCCGTCAACATCATTTCTGGTCAGATAGCACACAGCGGACCGGTCATGCTCAACACGCCGGCAGCTATACCAAGCGGATTCAATCCTGACACAGACGTTGCTCAACTGAATTCCACGGTAACACCTCCAAATTCCGTCAATGCCAGTCTCTATATAAGGACGAACGAACTTACCGTCAACGGCAACCTCAGTGCCATGACGGTAGCAGAAGCTGCGGCCGAAATTGGTACCGGCTCAAATTTCGGAACAGGTCTCGCTTCCCTAGAGACTGGGCGATTGCCAATTTTCTCATTTCTGTTTTCACTTTTTCAGCAAGGGGACATCACCAATTTGTCAGCTCCACAAATTATCGCCACCGACAAGACCCCGTTTAGACAAAGTACTTCTGAAGAAACATTCTTGCTAGGGTATTTGTCTAGCGATCAGCTTGAGCATCCAACCGGCTTTATTGCCACCCTTGAAGACGCCCGACTGCACACAGTAAGTCTTTTCACCCAGAACTGGGCAGAAAACGCCGGGCTTGTCGCGGGGCAACAAACAGGTGGCAATTCCCTGCAGCTAATGCAAGGGGCGGGTATTTTCACACCAGCACAAGACATAGTTATTCAAACAAACCACGGTACAGTTTATATTGCCGCCAAGAGCACGGCGATAATTTGGACAACCGGTAAGGAAACTACAATCTATACCTTGCATAGCAAGCGCCTTGGTGATATTTCAGCGCTAGTGGGCAAACACCGCATTTCTATCCCTCTGGGCATGCAGTTAGTACTGGCAAATGGCGACGGTAAGAATTTGGAGGGCATAAATGCCATCACAGGAATCGCATTCAGGAATGCAATTGACTTGAACCTTGACGGTGAGGTTAAGGGATTTCTGGCGGATTTTTCCCTAATGTCGTCCATTGAAGCAATTAAGGTTCTCCGTGGGCTTGCCAAATCTGGCGACCCCGCTGCCAAGCGTTTTGTATCAATTCTTTTGAAAAATTCCGCCCTGTTGGCACACGTAACAGCTTCACACGGTCCTTACAAAACATCTAAATAGTAAGACAGAATTGGAGACTTTTTATCAAACCTGAAAGAGATCGAGCACTAAACAGAGGCGATCATCAATAGCTCGCACATGACTCGCTTCCAGCACACCGACTAAACGACGCAGTCGAATAATGGAAACACTGCGCACCTGTTCGGTCATGAAATAGGTCGAGTGATGTAATCCATTTGAAATAGAATCGCCAACTTCTCGATGAGAAAATAAAGTCGTCCCGCTAGAGTTAGTGAAATGAGCGCTGGTTCCTGGTACAACGATTACTCGACCAAGCCGCGCCGCAAAGTTATTCAATTCTTGTCGAGACACAATAACTGCAGGGTGCTCCATTCCAAGTTCGGTTCCTAAAGGATTGCCAAAGTCAACCATCCATATCTCGCCGCGACGATAACTCGCCTCAGAAGCTGAGTGACTTTTAGGCTTTCCACCACCAGCCATGATTAGAGCCCATCTCCTGATGCGCCCTCAAAAGCAGAAGATATTTGCCTATATTTCTTCAGCGCTTTCTCGTTACTAGCTAAATCTGCAAGATCTTGCGCAAAACGCTGTGCCAACATTTCACGCTCAAGGAGCGTCACAGCAAGATCCAGCAGTTCGGGCTGACTCATGTCAGTTTGCGTTTGCATTCGGTCCAACTTCTGCTTAGCTGCAAGGTTTATACGGACGATTGGCTGCCTGGATGGAATACGAGCTGTCATAAATTCACACCTCTGTATACAATTATGTATACATTTTTGCATACAGTCAAGATTCTTAGGGAACTCTAGTTTCGCCAAGTGCGATTCTTATTCCACGATGAATTCTCCTCATCGACAATTGACTAATTTTTCCGCCCAACGGACCATTGACCAGTAATATTTTGTCTACTGTTGTGACTTGATCACACTTCGCCACCGAATGATGAGGAAGTCCGCCTTCCTTGGCTGGTACACGCACATAAGTATCCAATAGAAATGTCTTACTAGTGATGGGCACAACCATCACATCAGACGCATACAAGTTGCGAGCATCCGCGGACACGACAATCGCCGGTCTCGGTTGATGAGGATCGGAGGGCTGATTGGGAAATTTGACATACCAAATTTCACCCTTTTCAGGGCTTACTTCACTTACGGCCAAATGAACTTCGCAGCCTCCGTCTGAATTGCTTTCCAGTCGGCATCCTCTTGAGTTTCCTTATGTGTAGCGTAATAACGTTTGTATGTTTCAGCTTGCATCCAATGGATCCACAGCTCGATTGCCTGCTCAAAAACGGCGCTACGATTAGTCTCTGGATGCCATTCAACGTAATCATCAACATAACGAAGCAGTCCTGGATGAACTGAAACAGTTACCCGGGCCGCTGTGTTGTCGTCTGCCGGCGGCACTCCGTACTCCTGCGGCAGAAGCGCTTCATACAAGCTTGCCGGATCAGCGACTGTCTCACCAACCTTCGAAGCGATAGATTTCCGGCGCCTGGGTCTGGCCATAAAACAAGCCTCAATCACTTATATAATTCATCATACGCTTTCATCATACGAATTGCAAATTAAGCCGTGAGCCAACGCCGCCGGCTCAAAGACAGGCGACCTATGGCAACAGCTAGCTGTTACGCAGGCTCGGAGATTCTCACAGCCCCACTTGGACGCAGGTCAGGGTTCAGCGCCACTCTTTCATCGAACACAAAACAATCGCCATTCCAGAATGCGCCTCCAACATCTTCGAAGTAGCGCAAGATGCCACCGTCCAACTGGAGCACTTTGGGGTGTCCAATTTCTTCTAGATAAATTGCAGCCTTTTCGCACCGAATACCACCCGTGCAAAACGACACTATTGTTTTGTCTTTGAGACTTGCATCGGATTCTAATGCGGCGCGTATTTCATCGGGGAATTCGCCGAATTTTGTGAGGTTGAGATCAACAGCACCTTCAAATGTACCGAAGTCGACCTCGAATTTGTTGCGCGTATCGAGTAATACTATCTCGCGTTTTTCGTCATCGTATCCCTGCTCAAGCCACTGTTTCAATGTCACAGGATCAACAGACGCTGCACGACTATCTGCAGGACGAATTGTCGGATGACGCATCGTGATGATTTCTTTGGCCACACGTACTACCATTTTGCCGAACGGCTGGTTGTCCGACAAACTTTCCTTAATCGTGATGTCGAGGAAACACTGTTGAAATTGACTATCGTTACGCAAGTAGTGAAGAAACTCATCAATAGAATTCCTCGGCCCTGCCAAAAAGAGATTGATACCTTCAGTAGCGAGGATAATCGTGCCTTTGAGATTCAGTTCACTGCATTTATCTTTCAACGGCGCTATCCAATCAGCCGGCTCAGGAATACCGACGAACTTGTAGGCAGCAATATTGACGGTGGGCATTGTTAACATCTGCTTGTGAATCTTGAGTGGACAGTCTACTAATGATTGTCCGTTTAGTAGTTATATGCAACTAACGAATGTAGAGCACTCGCTAGAGGAATTTTGCTGGCTTCAAGGTTGGCGATTGCTTGTACTATCTGCTTGTAGCCTAAGTCTCTCTTTGGGTTATTTTGAAGATAGATAAGCAGAACTCCCGGATGACTCCGCTTGTCCTCTAAATAAGCTTCATGCAGGTCTTCGAAGTCATCGCAATTGGTAGTTACAACAAGGCGATTATCCTTAACAGCATGATCGAAAATCGCACTGTCCGTACTGCCTATCAGGTTTATTTGAGTTACTGTAACCACATCGTGCCCTGCTTTTTCCAGCGCCGCAATCAACAGCTTGTCGATTAGGCATTCATCTACCAGAAGTTTTAGGCTCAAAGCTTATTCCTTTTTCCTGTAGCCGTCGCTTCTCTTCAGCAGCTTCCATTTGCAATAGAGCTTTGTTTGTCTCGCAATATTCTTCAATTTCCAAAATTGCCTCTAGCGGCAAGTCCCAATTTTCAGCAGCTTCCTCAGATGTTAGGTTGTTTACTCGCATGGACACCCAAACATTGGCAGCGGGCAATTTTCTACCCTTAACAAACAGCTGCCTTTTCCATGGATGATCATGCTGCACCAGATACTTTGGTCCGCGCGCTGCACCAAAAGGCAGAAGCACTCTTTCCGGCTCCATAAAACCTGGCTTGCTTATATAGATTTGCTTACCCTGGCTAACTTCTTCTCCAAGCTGAATTCCTAAGCGTATCGCAGCTAACACCGCATCCTTTCTGGATGTCGCATTAGCTAACTCCTGGAAGTGAGTGATAGCTTGGGCTTGCTCTGGACTGACTTCAAAGTTTTCGCGCTTTGTGTCTTTAGGCATTCTGGACTCCTTGAATCTAATTTGAGTATATATTACTCAGTGGTGATTTTCAAGTGCCGAAAACTCGGGGACGAATGGGAATCGAACCCACCCGGGCTAGCGCTGGGCTCACCCACAGCGGTTTTGAAGACCGTGCATCACACCAGCGATGTCTCATCCCCGCAGCTATTTTAGCCTTATTAATAGGATGGGGCTACGTATTTACCCCACTGACATTGAAAGCTCCTGTCACTACAATCATTCTATTGACAACAACTCAAGCAATTGGAGTAAGGATCATGGCAGAACAGTATGTTTCAAAAGCAATCGAACTTTTAAGAGCAGAGGCAAAAACTAATGAGCGCGCCGGTAACTTGGCCGAAGCCGAGCACGACTACAAGACACTGCTCACGCTAGAAGAAATCTGCGGATTCCCGAAGGCAGTCATCGATTCCGAGAAAGGGAATGTACAGAGATGTGAGTTGGCACAAACATTGAAACATATGATGGAAAAATCCAGTCTCCATCTGGAAGCGCTTATAGTCCCGAAAGAACCACCAACAGAAGTGCGCGGCGTCAACACGTGCGGCAAAATAAGAGTAAAGCCATCGGAGACAGTAATTATTGACACCGAAAAGCTCTACAAAGAAAAGCAAGCAAAGGCTGCAAAAAACGAACAACCGATCACACCTGATTGGGAATGGTCCGGCAAAGGCTGTCCATAACTAGCTCTTTGTTATTCGTTTTCAGAATTTGTTTAGATTCGACGCCATCATTGGTGCCTATACGCTGATTTCTTGCGCTTCGTAACGCTGCAAATAGATCTTTTCTCATCGAATTAAGCTACAATACCCCTTGGCATATCTCGCAAAAACACGGCTAACGCCTTGTGAGAGATGCTATTCCGGTTTGTGATCGATAGATAAGGTTATAAATATTTGTGTTTACAATCGCCTGGGTTAGCCCCATCTACATTGACAGTACATTAACTCCTTACGTAAACTTGCTAGCTTGTCCCTTAAATCCCATGAGCTTTTAGCCAGCACCCAGAGGTATCCAATGGCTTTAGAGATATCTGAGCGCGTCCGAACCTTCGGGGTCGGAAGTTCTCGCATCGCCGAACTTCCCGATCTCGCCGAAATTCAAAAGGCGTCCTTTGCGTGGTTTATCCGCGAAGGTCTTGCCGAAGAGTTGAAGGCATTTAGTCCGATCAAGGACTACACAGGCAGACTTGAACTGCACTTCCTCGCCGATTACACATTCGACGATCACACCGAACCCAACAAACCAAAGACTCCTGAAGATGCGCGTGCAATGGACGCCAGCTTCACGAAGAAACTGCGCATCAAGATGCGCTTGGTTAACCGCGACATTGGTGAAATCAAAGAACAAGAGATATATGTAGGCGATATCCCAATGATGACGGACCGCGGTACGTTCATCATCAACGGCGCTGAGCGGGTTATCGTTTCTCAGATCGTCAGAAGCCCTGGCATCTACTACAAGCGCGAAGTTGACACCAACGGTAAGCGTACGTTCTCCGCTACCCTTATCCCGAACCGTGGCGCTTGGCTGAAGTTCGAATCGGATACCAATGACGTTATCTATGTAAAGATCGACAAAAACCGCAAATTGCCGGCAACAACCTTGCTACGCGCTTTGGGTTATTCCGATCAGGAGATGGAGTCCATCTTCCGTCATCGCGATTTCTTGAAGAAGACCTTCGAGAAAGACAACACCAAGACTCGTGAAGAAGCCTTGATCGAAGTCTACCGTAAGCTACGTCCAGGCGATCCGCCGTCTGTAGCTGGTGGTCAATCGATTATCGACAGCCGCTTCTTCGATGATAAGCGTTACGACTTGGGTAAAGTTGGTCGCTATAAGCTCAACAAGAAGCTCAATTTGTCCATTCCTGAAACTCAGCGTACTTTGTCTCGTGAAGACATCGTTGCTGCAGTGGATTATCTAATTGCTCTGCACTATGACGAAGGTCATCCTGATGATATCGATCACTTAGGCAATCGTCGTATTCGTTCAGTCGGTGAACTATTGCAGAACCAGTTCCGCATCGGTTTGACCCGTCTTGAGCGTATCGTTAAAGAGCGTATGACATTGCAAGATGCAGACACTCTGACACCAGCTAACTTGCTCAACACCAAGCCATTGGTTGCAGCTATCCGTGAATTCTTTGGATCGTCACAATTGAGCCAATTTATGGATCAAACAAACCCATTGGCAGAACTCACCCACAAGAGAAGACTCTCTGCATTGGGTCCTGGTGGTTTGTCTCGTGAAAGAGCTGGATTTGCTGTACGCGACATTCACCCAAGTCACTACGGACGTATTTGTCCAGTAGAGACTCCTGAAGGTCCAAACGCAGGTCTTATCGGATCACTAGCTACACATGCTCGCGTTAACGAGTATGGCTTCATCGAAACTCCTTATCGTCAGGTCATTGGCGGAAAACTTTCCGAAAATGTCCACTATCTGACAGCCGATGAAGAAGATAAATTCCGTGTTGCTCCAGGTGATGTGCCTGTAGATGATGCCGGCAACTTCTTAACTGAACTAATTCCAGTTCGTTATCGTTCCGAATTTATCGAAACAACACCGGATCAAGTCGACTACGTAGGCGTAAGCCCAATTCAGATCGTCTCTGTTGGAACAGCACTTATTCCGTTCCTTGAGCACGATGACGCCAACCGTGCCTTGATGGGATCCAACATGCAACGTCAGTCAGTTCCGCTGATTAGAACAGAGCGTGCCTATGTCACAACCGGCATCGAGAAGCAAGCAGCCCGCGACTCGGGTATGGTGCTCTTGTCCCACGTTGATGGCACAGTTGAGTTGGTAACAGGCAATGTCATCCGCATCCGTCAAGCAGACGGCAAGGTTGTGGATTGCAAACTCTCGAAGTTCCAACGTTCCAACCAAGACACTTGCTTAAACCAAAAACCGATGGTCAACGTCGGTGACAAGGTGAAAGCCGGTCAGATTATTGCTGACGGTGCTGCCACCAAGTCTGGTGAATTGGCTGTAGGACGCAACTTACTCGTGGCATTCATGCCATGGGAAGGCTACAACTTTGAAGACGCTATCCTCATAAGCCAGAGACTCGTTTACGACGATGTGTTGACCTCCATTCACATTGAGAAATTGGAGATTGACGCTCGTTCAACCAAACTAGGTCCGGAAGAGATAACTCGTGAAGTGCCGAACGTCTCTGAAGAGTCGCTCAGGCACTTGGACGAAAACGGCATCGTGCGCATAGGCTCACGTGTTTATCCGGATGACATTCTGGTTGGAAAGATTACACCGAAGGGTGAATCCGAGCACCCACCGGAAGAGAAGCTCTTAAGAGCAATCTTCGGTGAGAAGGCTCGTGATGTACGCGACAACTCACTACGCGTTCCGCATGGTGAAGGTGGTCGAGTAGTAGATGTCAAAGTCTTCGACCGCGAAAAAGGCGACGAATTGCCACCAGTGGCCAACAAAGTCGTCCGCGTGTACATTGCCCAGAAGCGTAAAATCTCGGTCGGCGACAAAGTCGCAGGACGTCACGGCAACAAAGGTATCGTGGCTAAGATTCTTCCACCGGAAGACATGCCATTCCTGCCTGATGGCACACCTGTCGACATCGTCTTGAACCCGCT
It encodes:
- the rpoB gene encoding DNA-directed RNA polymerase subunit beta → MALEISERVRTFGVGSSRIAELPDLAEIQKASFAWFIREGLAEELKAFSPIKDYTGRLELHFLADYTFDDHTEPNKPKTPEDARAMDASFTKKLRIKMRLVNRDIGEIKEQEIYVGDIPMMTDRGTFIINGAERVIVSQIVRSPGIYYKREVDTNGKRTFSATLIPNRGAWLKFESDTNDVIYVKIDKNRKLPATTLLRALGYSDQEMESIFRHRDFLKKTFEKDNTKTREEALIEVYRKLRPGDPPSVAGGQSIIDSRFFDDKRYDLGKVGRYKLNKKLNLSIPETQRTLSREDIVAAVDYLIALHYDEGHPDDIDHLGNRRIRSVGELLQNQFRIGLTRLERIVKERMTLQDADTLTPANLLNTKPLVAAIREFFGSSQLSQFMDQTNPLAELTHKRRLSALGPGGLSRERAGFAVRDIHPSHYGRICPVETPEGPNAGLIGSLATHARVNEYGFIETPYRQVIGGKLSENVHYLTADEEDKFRVAPGDVPVDDAGNFLTELIPVRYRSEFIETTPDQVDYVGVSPIQIVSVGTALIPFLEHDDANRALMGSNMQRQSVPLIRTERAYVTTGIEKQAARDSGMVLLSHVDGTVELVTGNVIRIRQADGKVVDCKLSKFQRSNQDTCLNQKPMVNVGDKVKAGQIIADGAATKSGELAVGRNLLVAFMPWEGYNFEDAILISQRLVYDDVLTSIHIEKLEIDARSTKLGPEEITREVPNVSEESLRHLDENGIVRIGSRVYPDDILVGKITPKGESEHPPEEKLLRAIFGEKARDVRDNSLRVPHGEGGRVVDVKVFDREKGDELPPVANKVVRVYIAQKRKISVGDKVAGRHGNKGIVAKILPPEDMPFLPDGTPVDIVLNPLGVPSRMNVGQTFETLLGLAAMLTGLHYEVPPFDEMFEGEASTSLVHREIKTGKEKAGTPWVGDDGKITIYDGRTGDKFDNPVTVGRIYMMKLVHLVDDKIHARSTGPYSLVTQQPLGGKAQFGGQRLGEMECWALEAFGAAYSLQEMLTIKSDDVNGRSKAYESIVKGENLRRPGIPESFKVLVRELQSIGLDVSVAKHNRDGEEQEVDLMVEVEEVRPRGMRRVSPFGDIGMESELAELTRQTMIPATGVAVSEPEESEGVAVMNEVSIDLGLGDEATDEADSSDDEN
- a CDS encoding sulfurtransferase, coding for MPTVNIAAYKFVGIPEPADWIAPLKDKCSELNLKGTIILATEGINLFLAGPRNSIDEFLHYLRNDSQFQQCFLDITIKESLSDNQPFGKMVVRVAKEIITMRHPTIRPADSRAASVDPVTLKQWLEQGYDDEKREIVLLDTRNKFEVDFGTFEGAVDLNLTKFGEFPDEIRAALESDASLKDKTIVSFCTGGIRCEKAAIYLEEIGHPKVLQLDGGILRYFEDVGGAFWNGDCFVFDERVALNPDLRPSGAVRISEPA
- a CDS encoding type II toxin-antitoxin system PemK/MazF family toxin, coding for MAGGGKPKSHSASEASYRRGEIWMVDFGNPLGTELGMEHPAVIVSRQELNNFAARLGRVIVVPGTSAHFTNSSGTTLFSHREVGDSISNGLHHSTYFMTEQVRSVSIIRLRRLVGVLEASHVRAIDDRLCLVLDLFQV
- a CDS encoding type II toxin-antitoxin system PemK/MazF family toxin — translated: MAVSEVSPEKGEIWYVKFPNQPSDPHQPRPAIVVSADARNLYASDVMVVPITSKTFLLDTYVRVPAKEGGLPHHSVAKCDQVTTVDKILLVNGPLGGKISQLSMRRIHRGIRIALGETRVP
- a CDS encoding DUF5615 family PIN-like protein: MSLKLLVDECLIDKLLIAALEKAGHDVVTVTQINLIGSTDSAIFDHAVKDNRLVVTTNCDDFEDLHEAYLEDKRSHPGVLLIYLQNNPKRDLGYKQIVQAIANLEASKIPLASALHSLVAYNY